From a region of the Chitinophaga caseinilytica genome:
- a CDS encoding DUF6496 domain-containing protein has product MAKYGKKSQDKVERAMHEMKEGKLKSGRSGKKVTDPKQAIAIGLSEAREAGGKVPKKAAPKKAATKSTAKSGTKKTAASKPGPKKGLTRKSTAKSSATKKTATRKAASKPGPKKGPAKKTTAKSATRKKAAAAN; this is encoded by the coding sequence ATGGCAAAGTATGGAAAAAAGAGCCAGGACAAGGTGGAACGAGCCATGCATGAGATGAAGGAAGGCAAGCTGAAAAGCGGCCGGAGCGGCAAGAAGGTGACCGACCCGAAACAGGCCATCGCTATCGGTTTGAGCGAAGCGAGGGAAGCCGGCGGTAAGGTGCCGAAGAAAGCCGCACCCAAAAAAGCAGCCACGAAATCCACCGCAAAATCCGGCACAAAGAAAACGGCGGCTTCTAAACCGGGCCCCAAAAAAGGGTTGACCCGGAAATCCACCGCCAAATCATCCGCCACAAAGAAAACGGCAACAAGAAAAGCAGCTTCGAAACCAGGCCCCAAAAAAGGCCCGGCTAAAAAAACGACCGCCAAAAGCGCGACCCGCAAAAAAGCGGCTGCCGCTAACTGA
- a CDS encoding DUF2141 domain-containing protein, translated as MTQKSYLIFLTASLLISIGASAQATYKIKLTNLENKKGDVYIGWYTNSSDFMKPKKATIAKIVPVNGVGQVIISFEKVPAGKYAISAFLDENGDKDLNLSFFGKPTEKYGFSNEIRPTMRPAFFSEAAFEVNGKDGEMTIELK; from the coding sequence ATGACCCAAAAAAGTTACCTCATCTTTCTCACCGCATCGCTGTTGATTTCCATCGGCGCATCGGCACAGGCGACGTATAAAATCAAGCTCACCAACCTGGAAAACAAAAAGGGCGATGTCTATATCGGATGGTACACCAACTCGTCAGACTTCATGAAGCCGAAAAAGGCCACCATCGCGAAGATCGTACCGGTGAACGGGGTCGGGCAGGTGATCATTTCCTTTGAAAAAGTCCCGGCCGGAAAGTATGCCATCAGCGCATTCCTGGATGAGAACGGCGACAAAGACCTAAACCTGAGTTTCTTCGGAAAGCCCACCGAGAAATACGGATTTTCCAATGAGATACGGCCTACCATGCGCCCGGCTTTTTTCAGCGAAGCGGCATTTGAAGTGAACGGAAAGGACGGGGAAATGACGATCGAGCTGAAATAG
- a CDS encoding hybrid sensor histidine kinase/response regulator: METRIPGQRSLLKDILQRWIHTGTAGVENPRVRRGIVIINTLSLLTAFLIAVVASLLYWYTGSLLILVPAAIECACWVGVIYLNHSKRHSLANLATLVIHCTFAVYFGSILGNAMPIEMITAFLLTFLIGASFIVFKHKTLRLITLLAALTLLLAVEANHFFQIVTPIYVVPANMPIIKMACWAGMLALMGYVTYFLIRQNDMFLRENEALLQALQEADAAKTKFLRETSHEIRTPLNAVFGIAQLLNERKMQIGDPALREEIDYLYAASYLSREIINNVLDLAKIEAGMLDEPHPAPLRLRESLEASVAINRYVANTRNVRIQLRIDPQLPEWVLTDRIFLAKIVNNLLSNAVKFAPAGSLVEVEMTRQEGRLQGTVRNDGTIRADKLASMFQPFVAERNGEVEGTGLGLQITRQLTERLGGEVAAENQLGQTVFRFYLPLAAAEVPKEHAAPVPRAVRFDGYTVLVVEDDLISRHVLQRYLSDSGAVALMAESGEEGLRMLAVTTPDLVISDSHLPGIQGAELLEHIRRQPALRHLPVIISSGDAFNEARESMLRLGASDYLVKPFLYSDLQSLLEKHLPVRRAQIAQ, encoded by the coding sequence ATGGAAACTAGGATCCCTGGCCAACGGTCCCTACTGAAGGATATCCTGCAACGCTGGATCCACACCGGGACCGCCGGTGTCGAAAATCCCCGTGTTCGCCGGGGTATCGTCATCATCAACACGCTATCGCTGCTGACGGCTTTCCTCATCGCCGTAGTGGCGTCACTGTTATATTGGTATACCGGTTCGCTCCTTATTCTTGTTCCCGCCGCCATCGAATGCGCGTGCTGGGTAGGCGTTATCTATCTCAACCATAGCAAACGGCATTCCCTCGCCAACCTGGCCACGCTCGTCATCCACTGCACGTTCGCGGTGTATTTCGGGTCGATCCTCGGCAATGCCATGCCCATAGAGATGATCACGGCGTTTTTGCTGACCTTTCTCATCGGCGCGTCTTTCATCGTCTTCAAGCATAAAACCCTCCGCCTCATCACCCTGCTGGCCGCCCTCACGCTCCTGTTAGCGGTAGAGGCCAACCACTTTTTCCAAATCGTGACGCCCATTTACGTGGTGCCGGCCAACATGCCCATCATAAAAATGGCCTGCTGGGCGGGGATGCTCGCGCTGATGGGGTACGTGACGTATTTCCTCATCCGCCAAAACGATATGTTCCTCCGCGAGAACGAAGCCCTGTTGCAGGCACTGCAGGAGGCCGATGCGGCGAAAACGAAGTTCCTCCGGGAAACGAGCCACGAAATCCGCACACCGCTCAACGCCGTATTCGGGATCGCGCAACTGCTGAACGAAAGGAAGATGCAGATCGGCGACCCGGCCCTCCGCGAAGAGATCGACTACCTGTATGCCGCCAGTTACCTTTCCCGCGAGATCATCAATAACGTGCTCGACCTCGCCAAGATAGAAGCCGGGATGCTCGACGAGCCCCATCCCGCGCCGCTTCGGCTCCGCGAAAGCCTCGAAGCCAGCGTGGCCATCAACCGGTACGTCGCCAATACGCGCAACGTGCGCATCCAGTTGCGGATCGATCCCCAGTTGCCGGAATGGGTGCTGACCGACCGGATTTTCCTGGCCAAGATCGTCAACAACCTCCTGTCCAACGCCGTGAAATTCGCGCCAGCCGGCTCGTTGGTGGAAGTGGAAATGACGCGGCAGGAAGGCAGATTACAGGGAACGGTGCGCAACGACGGCACTATCCGCGCCGACAAGCTCGCCAGCATGTTCCAGCCGTTTGTGGCGGAGCGGAACGGCGAAGTGGAAGGCACGGGCCTGGGCTTGCAGATCACCCGCCAGCTCACCGAGCGCCTGGGCGGGGAGGTGGCTGCCGAAAACCAGCTCGGGCAAACCGTTTTCAGGTTTTACCTGCCGCTCGCCGCCGCCGAGGTGCCCAAGGAACATGCCGCGCCCGTGCCGCGCGCCGTGCGGTTCGACGGCTATACCGTGCTCGTGGTGGAAGACGACCTCATCAGCCGGCACGTGCTCCAGCGCTACCTTTCCGATTCCGGCGCCGTGGCGCTCATGGCCGAAAGCGGGGAGGAGGGCCTTCGCATGCTCGCGGTCACAACGCCCGATCTCGTCATTTCCGACAGCCACCTGCCCGGTATCCAGGGCGCGGAGCTGCTGGAGCATATCCGCCGCCAGCCTGCGTTGCGCCATCTGCCGGTGATCATTTCCTCCGGCGATGCGTTCAACGAAGCCCGGGAAAGCATGCTGCGCCTGGGCGCGAGCGATTACCTCGTCAAACCGTTCCTGTATTCCGACCTTCAATCCCTCCTCGAAAAACACCTGCCCGTACGCCGCGCGCAAATCGCGCAGTAG
- a CDS encoding UbiA family prenyltransferase, with translation MFYLCKSAVTASMRELYLIWRFINNDIWDTVIPCMITFIAAWVYVGRPMSEFPQYFFYSAVYTLLYILTFCIANQVNSVEEDRINKPDRPLVQGLVTESETRRRLMVYNILFLVVAAFLHVLPLAAAWMVVTQMLCKWGCSNHWFTKNVVCISLGTVTLLAAEWSIVGDVSAKAWWFIIAISLWAGLGLPVQDMRDQTGDAIMGRKTLPLAVGDKMARVLLSAWFLVGSPLVYFCIFWSQASWGEITGSWLLTGILIAQTLWHWGIALRLWLYKTPKADDQTYHWFVYLFIVTIPMICLFPH, from the coding sequence ATGTTTTACCTATGCAAATCGGCGGTTACCGCCTCCATGCGCGAATTGTACCTGATCTGGCGCTTTATCAACAATGACATCTGGGACACCGTGATCCCCTGCATGATCACTTTCATCGCCGCCTGGGTGTACGTAGGCCGGCCGATGTCCGAATTCCCGCAGTATTTCTTCTATTCGGCGGTCTACACACTGCTGTATATCCTCACTTTCTGCATCGCCAACCAGGTGAATTCCGTGGAAGAAGACCGCATCAACAAGCCGGACAGGCCGCTCGTCCAGGGCCTGGTCACGGAATCCGAGACACGCCGCAGGCTGATGGTGTACAACATCCTCTTCCTCGTAGTGGCCGCATTCCTCCACGTGCTGCCGCTGGCCGCCGCCTGGATGGTGGTGACGCAGATGCTTTGCAAATGGGGATGCAGCAACCACTGGTTCACCAAAAACGTGGTTTGCATTTCGCTGGGCACGGTTACCCTGCTGGCGGCGGAATGGAGCATCGTGGGCGACGTGAGCGCCAAAGCCTGGTGGTTCATCATCGCCATCAGCCTCTGGGCCGGGCTCGGGCTGCCGGTGCAGGACATGCGCGACCAGACCGGCGATGCCATCATGGGCCGCAAAACGCTGCCCCTGGCCGTGGGCGACAAAATGGCCCGGGTACTCCTCAGCGCGTGGTTCCTCGTTGGTTCGCCGCTGGTGTATTTCTGTATTTTCTGGTCGCAGGCCTCGTGGGGCGAAATTACCGGAAGCTGGCTGCTGACGGGCATTCTCATTGCGCAGACGCTCTGGCACTGGGGGATCGCGCTGCGGCTGTGGCTGTACAAGACGCCGAAGGCCGACGACCAGACATACCACTGGTTCGTGTACCTTTTCATCGTGACCATACCCATGATCTGCCTGTTCCCGCACTGA
- a CDS encoding YtxH domain-containing protein: protein MKKNLKTAAVLGAGMILGAALGVLYAPYKGAKSRRRIAKWTQDNKDLLMAKIRQPELMHN from the coding sequence ATGAAGAAGAATCTGAAAACAGCAGCGGTGCTCGGCGCCGGCATGATCTTAGGCGCAGCTTTGGGCGTTTTATATGCCCCTTACAAAGGCGCGAAATCCCGCAGAAGGATCGCGAAATGGACACAGGATAACAAAGACCTGCTGATGGCGAAAATCCGTCAACCGGAACTGATGCATAATTAA
- a CDS encoding DUF2490 domain-containing protein: MRFAASGLLVLCTSLAAAQTPVKQITDNQHVWLSVNSTMRFSERWGAIADFHVRRTHYIADPSFYFVRGGASYWLADNLSLVAGYGHMWLASTVNGKTAFADENRIYQQIIYSSRIGKVSVLNRFRNEQRWRETLDNGKSTGDFAFSNRLRYLISLGIPIVKNPKYPQISIANEVAVQFGKSVVYNTFDQIRLFGGIRQGFGRGWSYDLGYMLLYQQGAGGNSYSRNHTVRLFFYYTLDTRRKPAANKETPHHFEDE, translated from the coding sequence ATGCGATTCGCCGCTTCCGGGCTCCTGGTCCTCTGCACTTCGCTTGCAGCCGCGCAAACTCCCGTCAAGCAAATTACGGACAACCAGCACGTCTGGCTATCCGTGAACTCCACCATGCGTTTCAGCGAACGCTGGGGCGCCATTGCTGACTTCCACGTCAGGCGCACCCATTATATCGCCGATCCCAGTTTTTATTTTGTACGCGGAGGCGCCAGCTACTGGCTGGCCGACAACCTTTCGCTGGTAGCGGGTTACGGGCATATGTGGCTCGCGTCGACCGTCAACGGCAAAACCGCATTCGCGGATGAGAACCGCATCTACCAGCAGATCATCTACAGTAGCCGCATCGGGAAAGTGAGCGTGCTCAACCGTTTCCGGAACGAGCAGCGCTGGCGCGAAACGCTGGACAATGGTAAGTCTACAGGCGATTTCGCGTTCTCCAACCGGCTCCGATATCTTATCAGCCTCGGCATCCCCATCGTGAAAAACCCCAAATATCCGCAGATCAGCATCGCCAATGAAGTGGCAGTGCAATTCGGGAAATCCGTCGTTTACAACACGTTCGACCAGATCCGGCTATTCGGCGGCATCCGCCAGGGTTTCGGCAGGGGATGGTCTTACGACCTCGGCTATATGCTCCTTTACCAGCAGGGCGCCGGCGGCAATTCCTATTCCCGCAACCATACCGTTCGCCTGTTCTTCTACTACACCCTCGATACGCGCCGCAAACCCGCAGCCAACAAGGAAACACCGCATCATTTCGAAGATGAGTGA
- a CDS encoding MG2 domain-containing protein, producing MRLIIAILSICCMMAVPGHAQLQGYANVKQKVYVHFNHTFFSPGDAVFYKIYVTQGQDGRPSFLSQSVQVEWFSPDGKQMAVQQFPVRDGYAEGSFHFGGNAKGGIYKVRAYTNGMRNESDSTWFSKEITVQRVVAPRILLQLDFPQKGYGPGATVNASFTARTLDDKPVFNREVQFTAMVDGRPFTSGTVTTGADGKADVRFRLPDGLRSTDVLLLLQLQIDQLRESISRSVPVVLNKIDLQFLPEGGTFVNGLLSVMAFRAVDEFGKPADVHGSVTDQFGTVAATFDTYRYGMGKFSIRPVKGRRYTARLAGGKGDDTAYLLPTATDDGAVLTCWSDSLELGIQIATNQARAYQLTVHSREKLLKTYPIKPFTGLTSIAVPTDSFPAGILRIRLQTPEGVPVAERRLFVRRDRQMIVSLVPEKEKYLPRENVKVRIKTTTANGKPLPANISLSVVDDKLWTFADDRQDNLLSWLLFSSELRGKVEEPAFYFKASEPQSLPALDLVMLTHGYRYFEPVPRFRETGVQPFSFGEEHYIIGAVYSKRRVPMKCRVYLYHTQTRKWAAATVTDSLGRFVFGGVSPTEYYSAVAGPLPPDSAAFIDFFHGSAFSEAKQIIVDQARAPQPVVVQQLPVPAVAPDTIGQGFFGLLTSLPSSRNELNDVVVVGYSALKRQEQAGAYVVGLNANDAIPGMSLAGNLQGKVAGITVQAAANPLSGNQVFIRGASTIAGNNEPLVIINGMPASMADVQQNIADISSITVLKDNAATAIYGCRAINGVILINSTFYPYSWKSFALYRKPVFLQEEYVRPMSNYSYAERFYTPFYGGSQYVQDDFRETIFWAPVVFTDAQGEATVTFRNSDANTTFRMIAEGIGYEGSPGRTEATYAAESRIAEELTVPKELLSGDSIMLQLHLKNNDTVPQGVKFKLEVPDKFLLTKVDTFSVTLLPGVSQVMHIPVVVTAAGSGMIVLYSESGARTKSRKGFDVEARERGFPVGRSFTGQQTERHAFSAEHIVPGSLRYTAQVFKYTDEQLEEGLKAMLREPHGCFEQVSSTTHPNVLILELLRNSGHLRPGARNRAMRYLERGYRKLATFETPEHGFDWFGRAPGSTLLSAYGLMEFTDMQRFIQVDTGLLNRTKRFLLARRDGEGCFRLKEEARSNHWLNEARDAYVVYAMVESGLGDSILTEYHTSLQQALDGRNAYITGVMALAAHRLGRTADFQRLVAKLEALPREGVSPFFSGLQSLEVEIAALRAMAWSRMPDPPIQKIAREMGVIMKNKSSYGYGSTQATVMALKAIAAYSAMQTDSLEGPRSILIDGKPAITDGKPQPLVAGKHTVDVVYPGQTDGMPYLVEVSWRTLAPPSSEKTPIRLQTKLAQDTVSVGSNVRMRIEVRNTEAKEQAMTIAKIGIPGGLQLQPWQLKEWTDKQEVAYYEIFDGYLVLYWRDFRPGERKILHLDLKADFPGKYHAQAGCAGLYYVPEQRDWQAGTEISVLPAQ from the coding sequence ATGAGACTGATTATCGCTATACTATCGATATGCTGCATGATGGCGGTTCCCGGCCACGCGCAACTGCAGGGGTACGCCAACGTAAAGCAGAAGGTGTACGTTCATTTCAACCATACGTTCTTCTCGCCGGGAGATGCGGTTTTTTATAAGATCTATGTGACGCAGGGCCAGGACGGGCGACCGTCTTTTCTCTCGCAAAGCGTCCAGGTGGAATGGTTTTCGCCCGATGGAAAACAGATGGCGGTGCAGCAGTTCCCGGTGCGCGACGGATATGCGGAAGGTTCGTTCCATTTTGGCGGGAATGCGAAAGGCGGGATTTATAAAGTGCGGGCGTATACGAACGGGATGCGCAACGAATCGGACTCCACCTGGTTTTCGAAAGAGATCACGGTGCAGCGGGTGGTGGCGCCCAGGATCCTCCTGCAGCTGGACTTCCCGCAAAAAGGCTACGGCCCCGGCGCAACGGTAAACGCCTCTTTCACCGCCCGTACCCTCGACGATAAGCCGGTCTTCAACCGCGAAGTGCAGTTTACGGCCATGGTAGACGGGCGGCCTTTCACCAGTGGCACCGTTACTACCGGTGCAGACGGTAAGGCCGATGTGCGCTTCCGGTTGCCGGACGGGCTCCGGTCTACCGACGTGCTCCTGTTGCTACAGCTCCAGATCGATCAGCTCCGGGAAAGCATTTCGAGAAGCGTGCCGGTGGTGTTGAATAAAATCGATTTGCAGTTTCTGCCGGAAGGTGGAACTTTTGTGAACGGGTTGCTTTCGGTCATGGCATTCCGCGCGGTGGATGAATTCGGTAAACCGGCAGATGTCCACGGTTCGGTGACAGACCAGTTCGGAACGGTGGCCGCCACGTTCGACACCTACCGCTACGGCATGGGGAAGTTCTCCATCAGGCCGGTCAAAGGCCGCCGGTACACGGCCCGGCTCGCCGGCGGCAAGGGCGACGATACTGCTTATCTCCTGCCCACGGCAACCGATGATGGCGCGGTGCTGACCTGCTGGAGCGACAGCCTGGAGCTGGGCATTCAGATTGCCACCAACCAGGCGCGTGCTTACCAGCTCACCGTCCACTCCCGCGAAAAATTATTAAAAACTTACCCGATAAAACCATTCACCGGATTAACATCCATCGCTGTACCCACCGATTCTTTCCCCGCCGGCATCCTGCGCATCCGCCTACAAACTCCCGAAGGCGTGCCGGTGGCGGAGAGGCGGTTGTTTGTGCGGCGAGACCGGCAGATGATCGTTTCCCTCGTCCCGGAAAAGGAAAAATACCTGCCGCGGGAAAATGTCAAAGTCCGGATAAAGACAACTACGGCCAACGGGAAACCACTGCCGGCGAATATTTCTTTGTCGGTGGTGGACGACAAGCTCTGGACGTTCGCGGACGACCGGCAGGATAACCTGCTGTCGTGGCTCCTGTTCAGCTCCGAATTGCGCGGGAAGGTCGAGGAGCCGGCGTTCTACTTCAAGGCAAGCGAACCGCAGTCGCTTCCGGCACTCGATCTCGTTATGCTGACACACGGCTACCGGTACTTCGAGCCGGTGCCACGGTTCCGGGAAACGGGCGTGCAGCCGTTTTCATTCGGGGAAGAGCATTACATCATCGGGGCGGTATATTCGAAACGGAGGGTGCCGATGAAATGCCGGGTGTACCTGTATCATACGCAAACCCGGAAATGGGCGGCAGCGACGGTCACCGATTCGCTGGGCCGGTTCGTATTCGGCGGCGTTTCGCCGACCGAGTATTATTCCGCCGTGGCCGGTCCCTTGCCGCCGGATAGCGCGGCGTTCATCGACTTCTTCCATGGTTCCGCATTTTCCGAAGCAAAGCAGATCATCGTGGACCAGGCCAGGGCGCCGCAGCCGGTGGTGGTACAACAGCTGCCCGTTCCCGCTGTTGCGCCGGATACCATCGGGCAGGGCTTCTTTGGGTTGTTAACTAGTTTGCCGAGCTCCCGCAACGAGTTAAACGACGTGGTGGTTGTGGGATACAGCGCGTTGAAGCGCCAGGAGCAGGCGGGGGCATATGTTGTGGGCTTGAACGCTAATGACGCGATCCCCGGGATGTCGCTGGCCGGCAATCTGCAGGGAAAGGTAGCGGGAATAACAGTGCAGGCGGCTGCGAACCCTTTGTCGGGCAACCAGGTATTCATCCGGGGCGCTTCAACGATAGCGGGCAACAACGAACCGCTGGTGATCATCAACGGGATGCCGGCTTCCATGGCGGATGTGCAACAGAACATCGCAGATATTTCCAGTATTACGGTCCTGAAAGACAATGCGGCCACGGCCATTTACGGATGCCGCGCCATCAACGGGGTTATCCTCATCAACAGTACGTTTTATCCCTACAGCTGGAAATCCTTTGCGTTGTACCGGAAACCGGTTTTCCTGCAAGAGGAGTACGTCCGCCCCATGTCGAATTACAGTTACGCGGAAAGGTTTTACACGCCGTTTTATGGAGGCAGTCAATATGTGCAGGACGATTTCCGGGAAACGATCTTCTGGGCCCCCGTCGTATTCACGGACGCGCAGGGCGAAGCTACCGTTACGTTCCGCAATTCCGACGCCAATACCACTTTCCGGATGATTGCGGAGGGGATCGGGTATGAAGGCTCGCCGGGACGGACGGAGGCGACCTATGCGGCGGAGTCGCGCATCGCGGAGGAGCTGACGGTACCGAAAGAATTACTGTCCGGCGATTCCATCATGCTGCAATTGCACCTGAAGAACAACGATACCGTGCCCCAGGGCGTGAAATTCAAGCTGGAAGTGCCGGATAAATTTTTGCTGACGAAGGTCGATACGTTTTCCGTGACGCTGTTGCCCGGTGTGTCGCAGGTAATGCATATCCCGGTGGTGGTGACGGCTGCGGGAAGCGGGATGATCGTTTTGTATTCGGAATCGGGCGCGCGGACGAAGAGCCGGAAGGGGTTCGACGTGGAGGCGCGGGAACGGGGATTCCCGGTTGGGCGCAGCTTTACCGGCCAACAGACCGAAAGGCATGCATTTTCGGCGGAGCATATCGTGCCGGGGAGCCTCCGGTACACGGCGCAGGTTTTCAAATATACCGATGAACAGCTGGAGGAAGGCTTGAAAGCGATGCTGCGGGAGCCGCATGGCTGCTTCGAGCAGGTGTCGTCCACCACGCATCCCAATGTTCTCATTCTGGAACTGCTGCGCAATTCCGGGCATTTGCGGCCAGGCGCCCGCAACAGGGCGATGCGCTATCTGGAACGTGGATACCGGAAACTGGCGACGTTCGAAACTCCGGAGCATGGGTTCGACTGGTTTGGCCGTGCGCCGGGGAGCACGCTGCTGTCGGCGTACGGATTGATGGAGTTCACGGATATGCAGCGGTTCATCCAGGTAGATACGGGCTTGCTGAACCGGACGAAACGCTTCCTGCTGGCGAGGCGCGATGGCGAGGGCTGTTTCCGGCTCAAGGAAGAAGCGCGCAGCAATCACTGGTTAAACGAAGCGCGGGATGCCTATGTGGTGTATGCTATGGTGGAATCCGGCCTTGGCGATTCGATCCTTACTGAATACCATACTTCCCTGCAACAGGCGCTGGACGGGCGGAATGCCTATATCACAGGCGTTATGGCGCTGGCGGCGCACCGGCTCGGGCGCACCGCCGATTTTCAGCGGCTCGTGGCCAAACTGGAAGCGCTTCCGCGCGAGGGCGTGTCGCCATTCTTTTCCGGGTTGCAATCCTTGGAAGTGGAAATTGCCGCCCTGCGGGCGATGGCCTGGAGCCGGATGCCCGACCCGCCGATACAAAAGATAGCCCGGGAAATGGGCGTGATCATGAAAAACAAAAGCAGCTACGGTTACGGATCAACGCAGGCCACGGTGATGGCGCTGAAAGCGATCGCGGCATATTCCGCAATGCAGACCGATAGCCTGGAAGGGCCGCGTTCAATATTGATCGATGGCAAACCTGCCATTACCGATGGGAAACCGCAACCTCTGGTTGCCGGAAAACACACGGTAGATGTGGTATATCCCGGACAAACAGATGGAATGCCTTACCTGGTGGAAGTATCCTGGCGAACGCTGGCGCCCCCGTCTTCAGAAAAAACACCCATCCGTTTGCAGACGAAGTTGGCGCAAGACACGGTGAGCGTGGGCTCCAACGTGCGCATGCGCATCGAAGTGCGCAACACGGAAGCGAAAGAACAGGCGATGACGATCGCCAAAATCGGCATACCCGGCGGCTTGCAATTGCAGCCCTGGCAGTTGAAGGAATGGACGGACAAACAGGAAGTGGCCTATTACGAAATCTTCGACGGATATCTCGTATTGTACTGGCGGGATTTCCGGCCGGGGGAACGTAAAATCCTTCACCTCGACCTGAAAGCCGATTTCCCCGGAAAGTACCATGCCCAGGCCGGTTGCGCGGGATTGTATTATGTTCCGGAACAAAGGGACTGGCAGGCCGGTACCGAAATTTCGGTGCTGCCCGCTCAGTAG